The proteins below come from a single Eriocheir sinensis breed Jianghai 21 chromosome 11, ASM2467909v1, whole genome shotgun sequence genomic window:
- the LOC126996999 gene encoding cytochrome c1, heme protein, mitochondrial-like, with protein sequence MAAVACRGVRAVLLKAPGTTITAPTAKFSTLRQMAATRKAVLAALGVLGGGAAGVAYALNESVKASDLTLHTTTFPWAHNGIFSSLDHASIRRGYEVYKNVCAACHSMKYIAFRNLIGVSHTEAEAKEEAMGVQITDGPDDEGNMFQRPGKLSDYFPSPYTNDEAARSANNGALPPDLSYITSARHGGENYIFSLLTGYCDPPAGVSVREGLYYNPYFPGGAIGMAQALYNEVMEYSDGTPATASQMAKDVSVFLKWASEPEHDDRKRMALKVLMMFTMLFTVSYYIKRHKWSVLKSRKIAYKPPQ encoded by the exons ACCGCCAAGTTTTCAACCCTGAGGCAAATGGCGGCCACCAGGAAGGCT GTACTGGCAGCTCTGGGCGTCCTGGGCGGGGGTGCAGCGGGTGTGGCCTACGCCCTCAACGAGTCAGTGAAGGCGTCTGACCTTACTCTccacaccaccaccttcccctggGCCCACAATGGCATCTTCTCCTCCCTGGACCATGCCTCCATCCGCCGTGGTTATGAG GTGTATAAGAACGTGTGCGCTGCCTGTCATTCCATGAAGTACATCGCCTTCCGTAACCTGATCGGCGTCTCCCACACTGAGGCCGAGGCTAAGGAGGAGGCGATGGGTGtgcag ATCACCGATGGGCCAGATGATGAAGGCAACATGTTCCAAAGGCCCGGCAAGCTCTCTGACTACTTCCCGAGCCCTTACACCAATGACGAAGCTGCCCGCTCTGCTAATAATGGTGCCCTGCCGCCTGACCTCTCTTACATCACTTCTGCTCGCCACGGAggggag AACTACATCTTCTCACTGCTGACCGGCTACTGCGACCCCCCTGCCGGTGTTTCTGTGAGGGAGGGACTCTACTACAACCCCTATTTCCCGGGTGGTGCTATTGGCATGGCCCAGGCACTCTACAATGAG GTCATGGAGTACAGCGACGGCACGCCAGCCACCGCCTCACAGATGGCCAAGGATGTGTCAGTGTTCCTCAAGTGGGCCTCTGAGCCGGAGCACGACGACCGCAAGAGGATGGCCCTGAAGGTGCTCATGATGTTCACGATGCTATTTACTGTCTCCTACTACATCAAGCGACACAAGTGGTCCGTACTCAAGAGCAGGAAGATCGCATACAAGCCTCCTCAATAG